One Coraliomargarita parva DNA segment encodes these proteins:
- the cmk gene encoding (d)CMP kinase has product MTDSKVFQIIAMDGGAAVGKSSTSKALAERLDLMHVDTGAHYRTLTFALLNAGAAPEAEHEIESFLKSLKLETMLQERSARLSVNGQIPEDHEIRSPQVNANVSKIAAIPAVRKSLFNYQRAQAKVAREAGFAGLIMEGRDIGSVIFPDADHRFFLDADEATRAARRAKEGLTDSIADRDKMDKARKTAPLICPEGATRVDTGHRTLEEVVNYICSLIQIQA; this is encoded by the coding sequence ATGACTGATTCCAAAGTATTTCAAATCATCGCCATGGACGGTGGCGCCGCCGTCGGCAAATCCTCGACCTCGAAGGCACTGGCAGAGCGACTGGACCTCATGCATGTCGATACCGGCGCGCACTACCGCACGCTCACCTTCGCGCTCCTCAATGCCGGAGCCGCTCCTGAAGCTGAACACGAGATCGAATCCTTCCTAAAAAGCCTGAAGCTTGAAACCATGCTTCAGGAGCGCAGCGCCAGACTCAGCGTGAACGGCCAGATTCCGGAAGACCACGAGATCCGGTCCCCACAGGTCAACGCGAACGTCTCCAAGATCGCAGCCATCCCTGCCGTACGTAAATCACTCTTCAACTACCAGCGCGCACAGGCGAAAGTCGCGCGCGAGGCAGGCTTCGCCGGTCTGATCATGGAAGGTCGCGACATCGGCTCTGTCATCTTCCCCGATGCGGATCACCGCTTCTTCCTGGATGCTGACGAAGCAACAAGAGCCGCCCGACGCGCCAAAGAAGGCCTGACCGACTCCATTGCCGACCGGGATAAGATGGACAAGGCACGAAAAACCGCTCCACTCATTTGCCCCGAAGGTGCTACCCGTGTGGACACGGGACACCGCACACTCGAAGAAGTCGTTAATTATATCTGCAGCTTGATCCAGATCCAAGCCTGA
- a CDS encoding lysophospholipid acyltransferase family protein, which translates to MSNTSIPNPGFYELVRSTAESYFHLLYDFTQSGVENIPMDGPVIFAANHVSFYDPPAIGCSLHRQINYFARDTLFKGLFGKCLLQIGTIPVARENAEVKSLKAIFKSLKAGGAVAIYPEGTRSPDGQLSAPKPGAGMIASKSRATVIPTRVFGTYEVFGRNDKLPKVGGHIHITYGKPMSTADIDPGKEHPDRYLEASKRIMARIAELQPPDNTVV; encoded by the coding sequence ATGAGCAATACCTCCATTCCCAATCCGGGTTTTTACGAACTCGTTCGATCCACCGCAGAAAGCTACTTTCATCTGCTGTATGATTTCACCCAATCCGGCGTCGAAAACATCCCGATGGATGGCCCGGTCATCTTTGCCGCCAACCACGTAAGTTTCTACGACCCGCCAGCCATCGGTTGCAGCCTGCACCGGCAAATCAATTATTTCGCACGCGATACCTTGTTTAAGGGGCTCTTTGGCAAGTGCTTGCTTCAAATCGGCACCATCCCGGTCGCTCGCGAAAATGCCGAGGTCAAATCGCTCAAAGCGATTTTCAAGTCACTCAAAGCAGGCGGAGCGGTCGCGATCTACCCGGAAGGCACCCGTTCGCCCGATGGTCAACTCAGCGCCCCCAAACCCGGAGCCGGGATGATTGCCAGCAAGTCCCGGGCAACCGTGATACCCACCCGCGTCTTCGGCACCTACGAAGTCTTTGGCCGCAACGACAAGCTGCCCAAGGTCGGCGGACACATCCATATCACTTACGGTAAACCGATGTCGACGGCCGACATCGACCCCGGTAAAGAACACCCGGATCGCTACCTCGAAGCCTCCAAGCGCATCATGGCCCGCATCGCCGAACTCCAACCGCCCGACAATACGGTTGTTTGA
- a CDS encoding AIR synthase-related protein: MSNPTDRYAQRGVSSSKSEVHAVVDKLDRGVFPGAFCKIGADLLTGNPEKCNIIHSDGSGTKSTLAYLHYRETGDPSAFRKTAQDSLVMNIDDLLCIGAVDGILISSTVNRNARAVPGEALAQLISGTEDFLATMREYGVGTHSGGGETADVGDLTGTATVDSCAVVVMDRKDVIDNARIKPGLVIVGMASSGQAHYESFENSGIGSNGLTSARHDLLCSYYLEKYPETCDSKTDKQFLYCGPYKMEDPLPESTQTVGEALLSPTRTYAPVIKKLLDEERPAIYGMVHCSGGGQTKCIRFGTGVHIIKDNFLPIPPIFKAIQKASGTSDEEMFRVYNMGHRMEVYCEPEAAERIIGLSESFGIPAQIVGRTEATQREDGENHVTIRHDGKTLEYAIQH; encoded by the coding sequence ATGAGCAATCCCACCGATCGCTACGCCCAACGGGGCGTCTCCTCCTCAAAATCCGAAGTCCATGCCGTGGTGGACAAGCTCGACCGCGGGGTCTTTCCCGGCGCCTTCTGCAAAATCGGGGCCGACCTACTCACGGGTAATCCGGAAAAGTGCAACATCATCCATTCCGACGGCTCCGGGACCAAGAGCACCCTCGCCTACCTGCACTACCGCGAAACAGGGGATCCCTCCGCTTTCCGCAAGACCGCCCAGGACAGCCTGGTCATGAACATCGACGACCTGCTCTGCATCGGCGCGGTCGACGGCATTTTGATTTCCAGCACGGTTAACCGCAACGCCCGGGCCGTACCGGGGGAAGCGCTGGCCCAGCTCATTTCAGGCACGGAGGACTTTCTCGCCACCATGCGTGAGTACGGAGTCGGCACACACAGCGGCGGGGGCGAAACCGCCGACGTCGGGGACCTGACCGGCACCGCCACCGTGGACTCGTGTGCGGTGGTCGTAATGGACCGCAAGGACGTGATCGACAACGCCCGCATCAAGCCCGGCCTCGTCATTGTCGGCATGGCCTCCTCCGGACAAGCCCACTACGAAAGCTTTGAAAACTCGGGGATCGGCAGCAACGGCCTGACCAGCGCCCGTCACGACCTGCTCTGCAGCTACTATCTGGAGAAATATCCGGAAACCTGTGACAGCAAGACGGACAAGCAATTCCTCTACTGCGGTCCCTACAAGATGGAAGACCCGCTTCCCGAGTCCACACAGACTGTCGGCGAAGCGCTTCTCAGCCCGACCCGGACCTATGCGCCGGTGATCAAGAAGCTCCTGGACGAAGAACGCCCGGCCATCTACGGCATGGTGCACTGCTCCGGCGGTGGCCAGACCAAGTGTATCCGCTTCGGCACCGGCGTCCACATCATCAAGGACAACTTCCTCCCCATCCCCCCGATCTTCAAGGCCATCCAAAAGGCCAGCGGCACCAGCGATGAGGAAATGTTCCGCGTCTACAACATGGGCCACCGCATGGAAGTCTACTGCGAGCCTGAAGCCGCCGAACGGATCATAGGCCTTAGCGAGTCCTTCGGGATCCCCGCCCAAATCGTGGGACGAACCGAAGCCACCCAACGCGAGGACGGTGAAAACCACGTCACCATTCGACACGACGGCAAGACGCTGGAATACGCAATCCAGCACTAA
- a CDS encoding LysR family transcriptional regulator has product MKSPFPRMDPEWLTTFLAIAEHGGVLPAARALHLTQPALSARLRRLEDAVGESLFERSRQGMRLTPAGERLLPVARKLPLVLQEALAVVDPAAAERFGGPLRLAASSTLADFVLPEWIARFVREHDIKGVELRAGNTDEVLAAVRGGRVELGAVEGLKHAAGLKLCAFAKDHIIAVYSPTQLKPAIRKELKSVTSIEGLAQFPILWREPGSGTRRVIEEMFRHSGVQLSALSMEWVFAGTLSLKRAAIHGLGIAFLPSQTVQNEIENGQLTCLQAPSTGIERTFSWVQTSTDLPPVLEAFCRYVETSLNA; this is encoded by the coding sequence ATGAAATCTCCCTTTCCCCGGATGGATCCGGAATGGCTCACGACCTTTCTGGCCATTGCCGAACACGGCGGCGTCTTACCAGCGGCCCGCGCCTTGCACCTGACGCAGCCTGCCCTCTCCGCCCGACTTCGTCGCCTGGAGGATGCCGTCGGCGAATCCCTCTTCGAGCGCTCTCGCCAAGGGATGCGCCTGACGCCGGCCGGCGAGCGCTTGCTTCCAGTCGCGCGGAAATTGCCGCTCGTCCTCCAAGAGGCGTTAGCGGTGGTCGACCCGGCGGCAGCCGAACGTTTTGGCGGTCCCCTCCGCCTTGCGGCCAGCTCGACACTCGCCGACTTTGTCCTGCCGGAATGGATCGCCCGCTTTGTCCGCGAACATGACATCAAGGGCGTCGAGCTCCGAGCGGGCAATACCGACGAAGTGCTCGCCGCCGTCCGGGGCGGTCGGGTCGAGCTCGGCGCGGTCGAAGGCCTGAAACATGCCGCGGGACTCAAGCTGTGCGCCTTTGCCAAGGACCATATCATCGCAGTCTATTCACCCACTCAGCTCAAGCCTGCGATCCGAAAGGAATTGAAGTCTGTGACTTCGATCGAGGGACTGGCTCAGTTTCCCATTCTTTGGCGTGAACCGGGATCAGGGACCCGGCGGGTGATCGAGGAAATGTTCCGGCATTCCGGCGTACAGCTTTCCGCCCTCTCTATGGAATGGGTCTTTGCCGGAACTTTGTCCCTGAAAAGAGCTGCCATCCACGGATTGGGCATCGCCTTTCTCCCGAGCCAGACCGTCCAGAATGAGATCGAAAACGGACAACTCACCTGCCTCCAAGCGCCGTCAACGGGGATCGAACGCACCTTTTCCTGGGTGCAAACCAGCACCGACCTGCCCCCCGTGCTGGAAGCCTTCTGCCGCTATGTCGAGACCAGCTTAAATGCATAA
- a CDS encoding YeiH family protein: MNENSLWFAKVWRSGAVVLLPALMCAVCNLSVTLSLLAGILAALLGWNRNAERSHSWAHCLLQWSVIGLGAGVNFPTILHAGADGLLVTMGSITAVILFGMWMGRRIAVPRHTACLISVGTAICGGSAIAAAAGVLRPRSHETASALGVVFALNGIALFLFPWVGHALHMSETAFGWWAALSIHDTSSVVGAGLAYGPTALGLATTIKLARALWIVPVTILLARVEAKHAEVGDPVRARRVSVPWFILGFLALALVMWLFPPMEPAGQWIAGLSRRGLSATLFLIGAGLSSEALRAVGWKPVVLGVSIWLPTAAVSLLLTLLCYS; encoded by the coding sequence ATGAACGAGAATTCTCTCTGGTTTGCGAAGGTCTGGCGCAGCGGTGCTGTTGTTCTGCTCCCCGCCTTGATGTGTGCAGTTTGTAACTTGTCGGTGACGCTGTCATTGCTCGCGGGAATCCTTGCTGCGCTGCTGGGGTGGAATCGAAATGCGGAACGTTCACACTCCTGGGCCCACTGTCTGTTGCAGTGGTCGGTCATCGGATTGGGGGCGGGGGTGAATTTCCCGACTATTCTACATGCGGGGGCCGACGGCTTGCTGGTGACGATGGGGAGTATTACGGCGGTCATCCTTTTCGGGATGTGGATGGGGCGCCGTATTGCCGTGCCTCGCCACACAGCTTGTTTGATCAGTGTGGGCACGGCCATTTGTGGTGGGAGTGCGATTGCCGCTGCGGCCGGGGTGCTCCGGCCCCGCTCGCATGAAACGGCGTCCGCTTTGGGCGTCGTTTTTGCGTTAAATGGGATCGCGCTTTTTTTGTTTCCCTGGGTCGGGCACGCACTGCACATGAGCGAAACCGCGTTCGGCTGGTGGGCGGCCCTGTCGATCCATGACACCAGCTCGGTGGTGGGGGCGGGGCTTGCCTACGGTCCGACGGCACTCGGTCTGGCGACTACGATTAAACTGGCTCGTGCACTCTGGATTGTACCGGTGACAATCCTACTGGCGCGGGTGGAGGCGAAGCATGCGGAAGTGGGGGACCCCGTAAGGGCTCGTCGGGTTTCCGTGCCCTGGTTTATCCTCGGATTCCTCGCACTGGCCTTGGTGATGTGGCTGTTCCCTCCAATGGAACCAGCTGGTCAATGGATTGCCGGCCTCAGCCGTCGCGGCCTTTCGGCGACACTTTTCCTGATTGGTGCTGGGCTCAGTTCCGAAGCCTTGCGAGCCGTCGGTTGGAAACCGGTCGTGTTGGGTGTTTCGATCTGGTTGCCGACTGCGGCGGTGTCACTGCTGTTGACTTTGCTCTGCTACAGCTGA
- a CDS encoding Hsp20/alpha crystallin family protein — protein sequence MTDHQQNKLPKWAIGLFLALALVVGLQSVWLYRLSDQTTTSQPVAQTNQSSGPLAVNQPSPAANSRPLTPDPLSPDEWDPFAEMQRMREQMDQMFGNAFTHFGPSAGISQNTALNPKVEVSESQKDYTVKVNLPDAENQKIDTKLNGQILTIDARTDSAANSSQPQQQERHIRRFSQSIVFDQAVTSEGMTQNVDNGIIEIHIPKVHA from the coding sequence ATGACAGATCATCAGCAGAATAAACTGCCCAAATGGGCAATTGGATTGTTCCTCGCGCTGGCACTCGTCGTCGGCTTGCAATCGGTATGGCTTTACCGTCTATCCGACCAAACAACGACCTCACAGCCAGTCGCGCAGACAAATCAATCTTCCGGCCCCCTGGCCGTAAACCAACCGTCGCCAGCCGCCAATTCACGCCCACTTACACCGGATCCCCTAAGCCCGGACGAATGGGATCCCTTTGCGGAAATGCAACGGATGCGTGAACAGATGGACCAAATGTTTGGCAACGCATTCACTCACTTCGGCCCCAGTGCAGGGATAAGCCAGAACACGGCCCTCAATCCGAAGGTTGAAGTCAGCGAAAGCCAGAAGGATTATACCGTGAAGGTGAACCTGCCCGATGCCGAGAACCAGAAAATCGATACGAAACTGAACGGCCAGATTCTGACCATCGATGCCCGCACCGATAGCGCAGCGAATAGCTCACAGCCCCAACAGCAGGAGCGGCACATCAGACGTTTCAGCCAAAGCATCGTCTTCGACCAAGCGGTGACCTCGGAAGGCATGACCCAGAACGTCGATAACGGCATCATCGAGATACACATCCCAAAAGTACACGCCTAA
- a CDS encoding GxxExxY protein: MNQTEIDDLIFKLNGAAMTVLNTIGHGLREKTYERALSVEFKHLEISYDQQKCYPVFYRNVKIDEYIPDMEIENSLLLDTKVVPQIGDIEIGQMLNYLKISQKPLGLIQNFKHPRLEWRIVRLQPS, encoded by the coding sequence GTGAATCAGACAGAGATCGACGATCTGATTTTCAAGCTCAACGGCGCTGCGATGACAGTCTTAAATACCATCGGGCATGGATTGCGTGAAAAAACCTATGAACGGGCACTTTCCGTTGAATTCAAGCACTTGGAAATTTCTTACGACCAACAAAAGTGCTATCCGGTATTCTATCGAAATGTGAAGATCGACGAATATATTCCGGATATGGAAATAGAAAACAGCCTGCTATTGGACACAAAAGTCGTCCCGCAAATTGGGGATATCGAAATTGGCCAAATGCTCAACTACCTGAAAATCTCCCAAAAACCTCTTGGTCTAATCCAAAACTTCAAACATCCCAGATTGGAATGGCGTATCGTCCGCCTCCAACCATCCTAA
- the nrdD gene encoding anaerobic ribonucleoside-triphosphate reductase, with protein MTTTSSAIQSTLFDTPNSLPYPVVRKRDGSYTPFSLERIAQAIYKAGRAAGIDDFAYAGQVTALITAKFLGQEETCVTEIQNLIENELMAGPHKGVARAYIEYRHDRDVARERVSKLNQEIRGLVQQSNAELMNENANKDARVIPTQRDLLAGIIAKHYAKQYLLPKDVVAAHESGDLHYHDLDYAPFFPMFNCMLVDLEGMLTRGFKMGNAEIEPPRSIATATAVTAQIIAQVASHIYGGTTINRIDESLAPYVTASYEKHLAIGREWGIPDTEAYARKLTEKECYDAFQSLEYEVNTLHTSNGQTPFVTLGFGLGESWESRLIQQSILRNRIRGLGKQHKTPVFPKLVFAVKEGLNRKAGDPNHDIKQLALECASKRMYPDILNYDQTVKVTGSFKYPMGCRSFLGCYTDEAGEVHEGRNNLGVVSLNLPRIALEAKGDESRFFELLGQRLELARKALDTRIARLQDVPARVAPILYMEGACGVRLKPDDSVSKLFKNGRASISLGYIGLHETINALYGGETHVFDCETLREKAVAIVKVLREAVDTWKAETGYGFSLYSTPSENLCDRFCRLDLKKFGQIAGVTEKGYYTNSFHLDVEKKVNPYDKLDFEQVYPPLANGGFICYGEYPNMQHNLEALEAIWDYSYDRVPYYGTNTPIDECYECGFTGEFECTSSGFTCPSCGNQDPARVSVTRRVCGYLGNPDARPFNAGKQEEVKRRVKHC; from the coding sequence ATGACTACGACATCTAGTGCCATTCAATCTACTTTATTCGACACCCCGAACTCGCTGCCTTACCCGGTCGTGCGCAAACGCGATGGCAGTTACACCCCCTTTTCCCTCGAGCGGATTGCCCAGGCAATCTACAAAGCAGGTCGTGCGGCGGGTATTGACGATTTTGCCTACGCAGGTCAAGTCACAGCCCTCATCACCGCAAAATTTCTCGGTCAAGAGGAAACCTGTGTCACTGAAATCCAGAACCTGATTGAGAACGAGCTTATGGCCGGCCCCCACAAGGGCGTCGCCCGGGCCTATATCGAATACCGTCACGACCGCGATGTGGCCCGCGAACGGGTGAGCAAGTTGAATCAGGAAATCCGGGGCCTCGTCCAGCAGAGCAACGCAGAACTCATGAATGAGAATGCGAACAAGGACGCCCGCGTCATCCCGACCCAGCGCGACCTCTTGGCCGGTATCATTGCCAAGCACTACGCCAAGCAATACCTGTTGCCCAAGGATGTGGTAGCTGCGCACGAATCCGGCGACCTCCATTACCACGATCTGGATTACGCCCCCTTCTTTCCCATGTTCAACTGCATGCTGGTCGACCTTGAAGGCATGCTCACGCGTGGCTTCAAGATGGGCAATGCCGAGATCGAACCGCCACGCTCGATTGCGACCGCCACCGCCGTGACCGCCCAGATCATCGCCCAGGTCGCCAGCCATATCTACGGCGGCACCACCATCAACCGCATCGACGAATCGCTGGCGCCCTACGTCACCGCCAGCTACGAGAAGCACTTGGCCATCGGACGCGAATGGGGCATCCCCGACACCGAAGCCTACGCTCGAAAACTGACCGAAAAGGAATGCTACGACGCCTTCCAGTCACTCGAATACGAGGTCAACACGCTTCATACCTCCAATGGGCAAACTCCTTTCGTCACGCTCGGCTTCGGCCTTGGTGAAAGCTGGGAATCACGCCTCATCCAGCAATCCATCCTGCGCAACCGCATCCGTGGCCTCGGTAAGCAGCACAAGACTCCCGTTTTCCCGAAGCTCGTCTTCGCCGTGAAAGAAGGCCTGAACCGCAAGGCCGGCGACCCGAACCACGATATCAAGCAGCTCGCCCTCGAATGCGCCTCCAAGCGCATGTATCCGGACATTCTCAACTACGACCAAACCGTCAAGGTCACCGGCTCCTTCAAATACCCGATGGGCTGCCGCAGCTTCCTGGGTTGCTACACCGACGAAGCAGGCGAAGTCCACGAAGGCCGCAACAACCTCGGCGTAGTTAGTCTGAATCTGCCGCGGATTGCGCTCGAAGCCAAAGGCGACGAATCCCGCTTCTTTGAACTGCTCGGACAACGTCTGGAGCTCGCCCGCAAGGCACTCGACACACGCATCGCCCGTCTGCAGGACGTCCCTGCCCGCGTTGCGCCCATCCTCTACATGGAAGGTGCCTGCGGCGTGCGCCTCAAACCGGACGACTCGGTTTCCAAGCTCTTTAAAAATGGCCGCGCCTCGATCAGCCTCGGTTACATTGGCCTGCATGAAACCATCAATGCCCTCTACGGCGGGGAGACGCATGTCTTCGACTGCGAGACTCTTCGCGAGAAGGCGGTCGCCATCGTCAAAGTCCTCCGGGAAGCCGTTGATACATGGAAAGCCGAAACCGGCTACGGCTTCAGCCTCTACAGCACCCCCAGCGAAAACCTCTGCGATCGTTTTTGTCGATTGGACCTGAAGAAATTCGGGCAAATCGCCGGTGTCACCGAGAAGGGATATTATACCAACAGCTTCCACCTCGACGTGGAAAAGAAGGTCAATCCTTACGACAAACTCGATTTCGAGCAAGTTTACCCACCCTTGGCGAACGGCGGCTTTATCTGCTACGGCGAATACCCGAACATGCAGCACAACCTCGAGGCCCTCGAAGCCATCTGGGACTACAGCTACGACCGCGTGCCCTACTATGGGACCAACACTCCGATCGACGAGTGCTACGAGTGCGGCTTCACTGGCGAGTTCGAGTGCACCTCCTCCGGCTTCACCTGTCCGAGTTGTGGCAACCAGGACCCCGCCCGTGTGTCTGTAACCCGCCGCGTCTGCGGCTACCTCGGCAATCCCGACGCCCGCCCCTTCAATGCAGGCAAGCAGGAAGAAGTGAAGCGCCGCGTGAAGCACTGCTAG
- the nrdG gene encoding anaerobic ribonucleoside-triphosphate reductase-activating protein, with amino-acid sequence MNYHRYIDLDVVNGPGNRCTLFVAGCEHHCPGCYNASTWSPDSGRLFDKKLVERIVSDLNDSRIPRNGLSLSGGDPLYPGNCAAVLELARTVKARCPGKNIWLWSGYLLENLNPAQQAILEYIDVLIDGPFVQNLANPSLRFRGSSNQRILERSRGHFQISQKAV; translated from the coding sequence TTGAACTATCACCGCTACATCGACCTTGATGTGGTCAACGGACCTGGCAACCGCTGCACGCTCTTCGTGGCCGGTTGTGAACACCATTGCCCCGGCTGCTACAACGCATCGACCTGGTCGCCGGACTCGGGCCGCCTCTTCGATAAGAAACTGGTCGAGCGGATCGTCTCGGACCTAAACGACAGCCGCATCCCCCGAAACGGCCTTTCCCTCAGCGGCGGCGACCCGCTCTATCCAGGGAACTGCGCAGCCGTACTGGAGCTTGCCCGCACGGTCAAAGCACGTTGTCCCGGCAAGAACATCTGGCTCTGGTCCGGCTACCTGCTCGAAAACCTGAACCCCGCACAGCAAGCCATACTTGAATATATTGATGTGCTCATCGACGGCCCCTTCGTTCAGAACCTGGCCAATCCCTCGCTTCGCTTTCGCGGCTCCTCAAACCAACGCATACTCGAACGGAGCCGCGGTCATTTCCAAATAAGCCAGAAGGCAGTTTAA
- a CDS encoding zinc-dependent alcohol dehydrogenase family protein has protein sequence MAEHKAIRHHEFGKPQDVLKLETVPTPEPAAGEVRVKLLAATINPSDYGMIGGSYGRLRELPAVAGREGIGEVEALGEGVTGIEVGMKVRFPEEGTWQEYACMPAADLLFVPDAVPVEQAAISFINPPTAYCLLKKVVDLEPGSWIVQNAGNSAVGVSVIQMAKAMGFKTISQVRREELIEPLKAMGADHVVIEGSGWAKQAKELTGGEPIRLALNSIGGESATDQIKVLGTGGTQVTFGGMVGDLVRFPTRFLIFNDVRLIGFWWDKFCKTQGAEAVKEVMDAVYAMMADGSLKLPLEETFALEDILAAVEKDKGPRLGKVLLKP, from the coding sequence ATGGCAGAACACAAAGCAATCCGTCACCATGAATTTGGGAAGCCTCAGGACGTCCTGAAACTGGAAACAGTGCCCACGCCCGAGCCGGCCGCTGGTGAGGTGCGCGTCAAGCTATTGGCGGCGACGATCAATCCGTCCGACTATGGCATGATCGGGGGCAGCTACGGTCGACTGCGTGAGCTACCTGCAGTTGCCGGCCGTGAAGGGATCGGCGAGGTTGAAGCCCTTGGTGAGGGGGTGACCGGTATTGAAGTCGGTATGAAAGTGCGCTTCCCCGAAGAAGGCACCTGGCAGGAATACGCCTGCATGCCTGCGGCCGATTTGCTCTTTGTGCCGGACGCGGTTCCGGTGGAGCAGGCAGCCATCTCCTTTATCAACCCGCCCACAGCATACTGCCTGCTTAAGAAGGTCGTCGACCTGGAACCGGGCAGCTGGATCGTGCAAAACGCCGGCAACTCGGCGGTGGGTGTCTCCGTGATCCAAATGGCCAAGGCCATGGGCTTCAAAACCATCAGCCAAGTGCGTCGTGAAGAGCTCATCGAACCGCTCAAGGCGATGGGCGCCGATCATGTGGTGATCGAAGGCAGCGGCTGGGCGAAGCAAGCCAAGGAACTGACCGGTGGCGAACCCATCCGCCTTGCGCTCAACTCGATCGGTGGCGAAAGTGCGACCGACCAGATCAAGGTGCTTGGCACTGGCGGCACTCAAGTGACCTTCGGTGGTATGGTGGGCGATCTCGTTCGCTTCCCGACTCGCTTCCTCATCTTCAATGACGTGCGCCTGATCGGTTTCTGGTGGGACAAGTTCTGCAAGACCCAGGGCGCTGAAGCCGTCAAGGAAGTCATGGATGCTGTCTATGCCATGATGGCAGACGGCAGCCTGAAGTTGCCGCTTGAAGAAACTTTCGCACTGGAGGATATCCTCGCTGCTGTCGAAAAGGACAAGGGTCCGCGTTTGGGCAAGGTGCTTCTGAAGCCTTAA
- a CDS encoding sugar ABC transporter substrate-binding protein codes for MRLVVLSLLTLISTCTFAQNREVLGEYKIGIIGRDQEDAIYQAAHLGAQNAARALSQKYSIDVELLVLTPDKTQGDSQSGALGMLFVEDADGLIISPSDSDNIRSAVEFASEAGQSIIFFEESLKGIQPLASVVADETEAGRLAAQAILPKLPTQARVAVLTSAVDDERVQARLKGVREVLGYKRIEKIVATQPDYRSAIETIRQTIEADRNHYIQGWIFLDDWPLLGMPALPWKAGKLPCVAIQSSPSAFIYIDQGYVDALVVHPYYDWGYQSMEILVNKLYRGIDPDTTTLTTEPRVVDWRNVEDYRQNWKSWLR; via the coding sequence ATGCGTCTAGTCGTCCTCAGCCTGCTCACCCTGATTAGCACCTGTACCTTCGCCCAAAACCGCGAGGTACTGGGTGAATACAAGATCGGCATTATCGGCCGGGACCAGGAGGATGCCATCTACCAAGCAGCCCACCTTGGAGCCCAGAATGCCGCCCGCGCACTGAGCCAGAAATACTCGATCGACGTCGAGCTACTGGTACTCACCCCCGACAAAACCCAAGGTGACAGCCAATCCGGCGCCCTAGGGATGCTCTTTGTCGAGGATGCCGACGGCCTGATCATCAGCCCATCCGACTCGGACAATATCCGCTCCGCCGTCGAATTCGCCAGTGAGGCAGGCCAATCCATTATTTTCTTTGAAGAATCGCTCAAGGGCATCCAGCCCTTGGCCTCGGTCGTCGCTGATGAAACCGAGGCGGGACGTCTGGCCGCCCAAGCGATCCTCCCGAAACTGCCCACCCAGGCACGCGTCGCCGTCCTCACCAGCGCGGTTGATGACGAGCGCGTGCAGGCCCGGCTCAAAGGGGTGCGGGAAGTTCTCGGCTACAAGCGGATCGAAAAGATCGTCGCCACGCAACCCGACTATCGCTCCGCCATCGAAACCATCCGCCAAACAATAGAAGCGGACCGGAACCACTACATACAGGGATGGATCTTTCTCGACGACTGGCCACTATTGGGCATGCCGGCCCTCCCTTGGAAAGCCGGCAAACTACCCTGCGTCGCCATCCAGTCCTCCCCGTCTGCATTCATCTATATCGACCAAGGCTATGTCGATGCCCTGGTCGTCCACCCCTATTATGATTGGGGCTACCAGAGCATGGAAATCTTGGTCAACAAGCTCTACCGGGGAATCGATCCGGACACCACGACCCTGACGACCGAGCCACGAGTGGTGGATTGGCGCAACGTCGAAGACTACCGCCAGAATTGGAAAAGCTGGCTTCGATAA